One window of Atribacteraceae bacterium genomic DNA carries:
- a CDS encoding uroporphyrinogen decarboxylase family protein: EPYLMFLIENPSLAGYFNEKNLESHLRNVQKYLKAVGEDLDIIQVGDDLGTQNAPYISPQLYRRLIKPYQRALYEEIHRLNPRIKLFLHSCGSIYDLIPDLIEIGVDILNPVQTTAAKMDPVQLKREFGRDLVFWGGGVETQGVLRSGSLDEIRRQVRERLRIFGPGGGFVFTQIHNILSEISPENIIAAYQEARQNGVYPLG; encoded by the coding sequence ATGAACCATATCTGATGTTTCTCATAGAAAACCCCTCCCTGGCCGGGTATTTTAATGAAAAAAATCTGGAAAGTCACCTCCGGAATGTGCAAAAATACCTAAAAGCGGTAGGGGAGGACCTGGATATCATCCAGGTAGGGGACGACCTGGGCACCCAAAACGCCCCCTATATTTCACCACAACTCTATCGCCGGCTAATCAAACCGTACCAAAGAGCGCTCTATGAAGAGATTCATCGGTTGAATCCCCGGATCAAGCTCTTCCTCCACTCTTGTGGGAGCATTTATGACCTGATTCCAGATCTTATCGAGATCGGCGTGGACATTCTCAATCCGGTTCAGACTACCGCAGCGAAAATGGACCCGGTTCAGCTCAAGCGTGAGTTTGGCCGGGACCTGGTTTTCTGGGGTGGAGGGGTGGAGACCCAGGGAGTATTACGCTCCGGCTCCCTAGACGAGATACGCCGGCAGGTCCGGGAGCGCTTGCGGATCTTCGGACCGGGGGGAGGGTTTGTCTTCACCCAGATTCACAATATTCTTTCGGAAATTTCTCCGGAGAACATCATTGCGGCCTATCAAGAAGCCCGGCAAAATGGCGTCTATCCTTTAGGTTGA
- a CDS encoding PAS domain-containing protein, with the protein MNPAETNWKPDRDGQERWDRERLILNLAIRFINLPPTKIDEALQEALAVVGTFTRSDRCYLNLYDFKEKIMANLFEWCAQGITPEHETQLRIPFCSLPEVVQAHRRGELFFVPLVKALSPDQALRRYLEGQNVFSMIMLPMMNGTECLGFVGFDSVRKPRTWSEEEISLLRILAELFTNAEQRRRYEETLAQERLRTETLIETLPDTNIYFKDRSGRFLRVNQAQARTLGVNHPDQALGKTDHDFFTKEHVRWAKEDEDRVMRTGIPLVGRVERIGSAGEYRWVSTTKVPMRGMGGEIIGTMGITRDITSLKSTEEALRLRESQLWAIIDNQLGLIVLKDCEGRILIVNNAFCRSFGLNDPKQAVGKSDYEFHPPDLAEKYRLDDQEVMRTGKPLVVEETILDRGERKTFETSKSPIRNEQGEILGVTVFCRDITERKKAEERIWALSFRDHLTGLYNRAFFEEEFHRLGNSRELPFAIILADVNGLKLVNDAFGHDRGDELLIRFAAALTQTFRKEDIVSRWGGDEFIVLLPHSNPSVIEEVIARLHHACREAASDQLPLSVSAGYAMKEDPDTPLDRVIREAEERMYQHKLAESRRTHQAIIAFLEGSLQVSARETEAHVHQVRRLARAIGSALPLPESALNDLELSARLHDLGKIAIPARILDKPGPLNPSEWETMQTHPTIGYRITKSSPDLSRIAEVILAHHERWDGTGYPQRLKGEAIPLLARIIAIADAYDIMTRGRPYRKRIAKAAARQELTRSSGSQFDPRLVNLFLSLPDIK; encoded by the coding sequence ATGAACCCAGCCGAGACAAACTGGAAACCGGATCGGGATGGCCAGGAAAGATGGGATCGGGAACGATTGATTCTGAACCTGGCCATCCGCTTTATCAACCTCCCTCCCACAAAAATCGATGAAGCGTTACAGGAAGCCCTGGCGGTGGTGGGGACTTTCACCCGCTCAGACCGCTGCTATCTCAACTTGTATGACTTCAAAGAAAAAATAATGGCCAATTTATTCGAGTGGTGTGCCCAGGGCATCACTCCGGAACATGAAACACAATTAAGAATCCCCTTTTGCTCTCTTCCCGAAGTCGTGCAGGCTCACCGCAGGGGTGAACTGTTTTTCGTTCCGCTGGTTAAGGCCCTCTCCCCCGATCAAGCATTACGCCGCTATCTTGAAGGCCAAAACGTTTTTTCGATGATCATGCTCCCCATGATGAACGGGACTGAATGCCTGGGATTCGTCGGCTTTGACTCTGTCCGGAAGCCCCGGACCTGGTCTGAGGAGGAAATCAGCCTTTTACGCATATTGGCCGAACTGTTCACCAACGCCGAACAGCGTCGCCGTTATGAGGAAACCTTAGCCCAGGAACGCCTGCGTACCGAAACGCTGATCGAGACCCTCCCGGACACCAACATTTATTTCAAAGACCGCTCCGGTCGATTTCTCCGGGTGAACCAGGCCCAGGCGCGCACACTGGGAGTCAATCACCCCGACCAGGCTTTGGGAAAGACGGATCACGACTTCTTCACCAAAGAGCATGTTCGCTGGGCCAAAGAAGACGAAGACCGCGTGATGCGCACCGGGATCCCCCTGGTTGGCCGAGTGGAGCGCATCGGAAGCGCGGGCGAATATCGGTGGGTTTCCACGACCAAGGTTCCCATGCGCGGGATGGGAGGAGAAATCATCGGAACCATGGGCATAACCCGGGACATCACCAGTCTGAAGTCAACCGAAGAAGCGCTGCGGCTACGTGAGTCACAGCTCTGGGCTATTATCGACAACCAGCTCGGTCTGATCGTTCTCAAAGATTGCGAGGGGCGGATTCTGATCGTGAATAACGCCTTCTGCCGGAGTTTTGGTTTGAACGATCCCAAGCAAGCCGTGGGAAAAAGCGATTATGAATTTCATCCCCCGGACCTGGCTGAAAAATACCGTTTAGACGATCAGGAAGTAATGCGCACCGGGAAACCTCTGGTGGTCGAGGAGACGATCCTTGACCGGGGAGAGCGCAAAACGTTCGAAACGTCCAAATCCCCGATACGAAATGAGCAAGGGGAGATTCTGGGGGTCACGGTTTTCTGCCGGGACATCACCGAACGGAAAAAGGCGGAAGAACGCATCTGGGCATTATCTTTTCGCGATCATCTTACCGGTCTTTACAACCGGGCTTTTTTCGAGGAAGAGTTTCACCGTTTGGGAAACAGCCGTGAACTGCCGTTCGCTATTATCCTGGCCGATGTGAACGGCTTGAAGCTGGTCAACGACGCCTTCGGTCATGACCGGGGCGACGAACTTCTGATTCGTTTCGCCGCCGCTCTCACGCAAACCTTCCGCAAGGAAGACATCGTCTCTCGCTGGGGCGGTGATGAATTTATTGTGCTCCTTCCCCACTCCAACCCCTCAGTGATCGAAGAGGTTATAGCACGGCTGCATCACGCTTGCCGGGAGGCTGCCAGCGATCAGCTCCCGCTCTCCGTCTCGGCAGGATACGCCATGAAAGAAGATCCGGATACTCCCTTAGACCGTGTGATCCGGGAGGCGGAAGAACGGATGTACCAGCACAAACTGGCCGAAAGCCGCCGTACCCATCAGGCGATTATCGCCTTTCTCGAAGGGTCTCTGCAGGTATCTGCCCGGGAAACGGAAGCCCATGTTCACCAGGTGCGCCGACTGGCCCGGGCAATAGGATCGGCTCTTCCTCTGCCGGAAAGCGCTCTGAACGACCTGGAACTTTCCGCCCGGCTCCACGACCTGGGAAAAATCGCTATTCCCGCCAGGATACTGGACAAACCCGGCCCACTCAATCCTTCGGAATGGGAAACGATGCAGACCCATCCCACGATCGGTTATCGGATCACGAAGTCTTCCCCGGACTTAAGCCGGATCGCCGAAGTAATACTCGCCCACCACGAACGCTGGGATGGAACCGGGTACCCGCAACGGCTCAAAGGAGAAGCGATCCCCCTGCTTGCCCGGATTATCGCGATTGCCGATGCCTACGATATCATGACCCGCGGCCGGCCCTACCGCAAGCGAATCGCCAAAGCCGCCGCCCGACAAGAACTCACCCGGTCCAGCGGCAGTCAGTTCGATCCCCGCCTGGTGAACCTATTTCTGTCCCTTCCGGACATCAAATAG